CAGATTCAAGAAAGGCGGCAAAAGAGAAATGCCGGGAATCACTTCGAGTTCACTCTCGGATATCGTGTTTATGCTCCTGTTCTTCTTCATGGTCACCACGCAGATGCGTGAGACCGAGAACAAGGTTAAGGTGGTGACTCCGGAGGCTTCCGAAGTCGTCAAGCTCGAACGCAAGGACCTCAACTGCTACATCAACATCGGCTCCCCGACCCTCGCCTACCAGGGCCAGTTCGGCAACGAGCCCCGTATCCAGCTGAATGACTCTTTCCGTTCGACGGACGACATCCGCGACTTCATCGCCGCGGAGCGTGAATCCAAGAGTGAGAAAGACCGCCAGTTGATGACCGTGTCCATCCGTGCTGACCAGGATGTCAGAATGGGTATCGTGACCGACGTGAAGCAGGAGCTGCGTCGCTGCTCCGCACTGAAGATCAGCTACACTGCGAGAAAGCCTGCGAAATAGGCAGGACGCAGTACCGAATACGAGCAGCCCCCTTCCACGAGGGCTGCTTTTTAAAATATAAAGAATTACATGAAGGAAATACTTCGTACCAAGGTGAAAGACCTGCTCGCGATGGAAGCAGGCCGTGAGGTTCTGGCCAAAGGTTGGGTCAGGACGAAGAGAGGGAACAAGGAGATCGCGTTCATTGCCCTGAACGACGGCTCGACCATCAAGAACATCCAGATCGTCGTCGACAAGAACGAGACGACCGAGCCGGTGCTCGCCCAGATCGGGACGGGCGCCTGTATCGGCGTGCGCGGCAATCTGGTGGAATCGGTCGGAAGCGGCCAGACAGTGGAGATCAAAGCGGAAGAGATCACGGTCTACGGCACCTGTGACCCTGTGCGTTACCCGCTGCAGAAGAAGGACACGTCCTTCGAGTATCTGCGGACCGTCGCACACCTGCGTCCCCGGACCAACACCTTCGGCGCCATCTACCGTCTCCGGAGCCAGATGGCCTTCGCCATCCACGAGTATTTCCACAGCAAGGGATTCGTCTATCTGCACACCCCGCTCATCACGGAGTCCGACTGCGAAGGCGCCGGCCAGATGTTCCAGGTCACGACCCTGCCGCTGGAGAACATCCCGCGCGACAAGAAAGGCCGCGTCGACTACGGCAAGGACTTCTTCGGCAAGCAGACCAGCCTGACGGTGAGCGGCCAGCTCGAAGGCGAGCTCGGCGCCACGGCGCTCGGCGAGATCTACACCTTCGGACCGACCTTCCGCGCCGAGAATTCCAACACCCCGCGCCACCTCGCGGAGTTCTGGATGGTCGAGCCCGAGATGGCGTTCTACGACATCAAGGACAACATGGACCTGGCCGAGGATTTCATCAAGCACCTCGTCAGCTACGCTCTTGAGCACTGCATGGACGACATCCAGTTCCTCAACGACCGCTATGATCCGGAGCTGGTGGAGCGCCTGCGCGGCGTCATCGGCACGGAGTTCGTGCGCCTCGAATACACCGAGGGCATCCGCATCCTCGAGGAGGCCGTCAAGAACGGCGTGCAGTTCGAGTATCCCGTCGCCTGGGGCATCGACCTCCAGAGCGAGCACGAACGCTACCTGGTCGAGAAACACTTCGGCAAGCCGGTCATCCTGACGGGCTATCCGAAGGACATCAAGGCCTTCTACATGAAGCAGAACGAAGACGGCAAGACCGTCCGCGCCATGGACGTCCTCTTCCCGAAGATCGGCGAGATCATCGGCGGTTCCGAGCGTGAGGCCGACCTGGCCAAGCTCGAGAAGCGCATCGACGAGCTCCAGATGAGCCGCAAGAACCTCGAGTGGTACATCGACACCCGCCGCTTCGGCTCCTGCCCGCACAGCGGCTTCGGCCTGGGCTTCGAGCGCCTCCTGCTCTTCATCACCGGCATGTCCAACATCCGGGACGTCATTCCGTTCCCGCGTACCCCCAAGAATGCGGAGTTTTAATCGGCGCAAAAACAAAACACTATGTTAGTCATCGGCATCGCAGGCGGATCCGGTTCAGGCAAGACGACCGTAGTCAAGGCCATCACCGAGCAGCTTCACGGCAAGCGCGTGGTGGTGATCCCCCAGGACTCCTATTACAAGGATTCCAGCGACCTCTCCGACGAGGAGAAGCGCAACCATAACTTCGACCACCCCGACGCGATTGACTGGGAGCTGCTGTGCAAGCAGCTCGCCGAGCTCAAGAAGGGCAAGGCCATCGAGCAGCCGGTGTATTCCTACATCTCCTGCTCCCGGTCCAAGACCGAGACGGTGCGGGTGGAGCCCGCCGACGTCATCATCATCGAGGGCATCCTGATCTTCACCTGCAAGCGCCTGCGCGAGCAGATGGACATCAAGATCTTCGTGGATGCCGACGACGACGACCGCCTGATGCGCGTGATGGCACGCGACATCAGCGAGCGCGGCAAGGATGTCCACTGGGTCATCGAGCGCTACTCGCGGACCGTCAAGCCGATGTACCTCCAGTTCATCGAGCCCAGCAAGCGCTACGCCGACATCATCATTCCGCAGGGCGGACACAACAAGGTGGCCATCGACGTAATCACGGCCACCATCGAGAAGTCCCTGAAAGACAAATTCTAAACGCCTATGCGCCGGCTCTCCGCAGACGAAAAGGCAGGCATCTACACCACCGTGATCGTTCACCTCGCGGTGGTGATTGTCTTGTTATTGGCCGGCCTCGACTGGAGCGTCAGACAGGAGAAGGGATTCCTGCTGGATTTCTCCAAGCTGGAAGAGAAAGAGCGCATGCTGGAAGAGATCGAACGGCTGCAGAAAGAGGCGGAGTTCAAGGAAAGCATCGCGCAGCGGCTGCAGGAGCAGATCGACGCGGCGCCTCCGGTACGGGGCGTAGCGGTCAATCGGGCTGCGCTGAAGGATGACCGCGGCACGGACGCGGAACAGCTCTACAAAGACGCGGAGCGGCTCCAGGCGGAGCTCGCGAAGGGGCATGAGATCGAGCAGGAAGAATATGCGGACCCGACGCCCGCCAGGAAGCAGGAAGAGCCCCAGAAACAGGAAGCGCCCGCCTACAGCGGTCCTTCTGTCGTCTCCTACTTTCTGGATGGCCGCAAGGCCAGCAAATTGCCGATTCCGGCGTATCGATGCATGGGCGCCGGTCAGGTGACGGTGCTGATCAAGGTGGCGCCGAACGGGACGGTCGTGGAGGCCAGGGTCGACGAGAGCGTCTCCTCGGCCGACAAATGCCTGAAGGAATTCGCCGTCCGCGCCGCCCGCCTCTCCAAGTTCTCCGCCAAGGCGGACGCTCCCGCCCGTCAGCAGGGCAACATCGTCTACGAATTCGTCGCACAATACTGATGCCGCAGTAAATCTCATTCTGCGACGTTATATAAGTAGAAATAAACGATCGCAAAATGAAGACTTACTGTGTAATCACCACCCTGGCGGCGTGCCTTCTGCTGACCGCCTGTGACAAGGCCCCCGATTTCGGAGTAACGCATTCCATCGACCTCACCTGGACGCCTTGCGGCGGCACGAAAGCCGAGGACAACGAAGAAAAGACATCCTGGCTGGTTCTCGAGCACACGCCGGCAGGACTGGGCGTGACCATCACGAATACCATGATGAACTGCGCCATCAACGCGCTCGGCCTGACGTTAGATGTCAATGTAGAAGGGAATGTCATCAACTACGACATCCACCAGAGACCCCTCGCCGACTGCATTTGCCTGATCGAGCAGATCTCCTCTACGGTAGAAGGGCTGATAGAAGGGAACGAGTATATCCTGAACTATAACA
The sequence above is a segment of the Bacteroidales bacterium WCE2004 genome. Coding sequences within it:
- a CDS encoding uridine kinase, encoding MLVIGIAGGSGSGKTTVVKAITEQLHGKRVVVIPQDSYYKDSSDLSDEEKRNHNFDHPDAIDWELLCKQLAELKKGKAIEQPVYSYISCSRSKTETVRVEPADVIIIEGILIFTCKRLREQMDIKIFVDADDDDRLMRVMARDISERGKDVHWVIERYSRTVKPMYLQFIEPSKRYADIIIPQGGHNKVAIDVITATIEKSLKDKF
- a CDS encoding Biopolymer transport protein ExbD, which encodes MSRFKKGGKREMPGITSSSLSDIVFMLLFFFMVTTQMRETENKVKVVTPEASEVVKLERKDLNCYINIGSPTLAYQGQFGNEPRIQLNDSFRSTDDIRDFIAAERESKSEKDRQLMTVSIRADQDVRMGIVTDVKQELRRCSALKISYTARKPAK
- a CDS encoding TonB family C-terminal domain-containing protein; the protein is MRRLSADEKAGIYTTVIVHLAVVIVLLLAGLDWSVRQEKGFLLDFSKLEEKERMLEEIERLQKEAEFKESIAQRLQEQIDAAPPVRGVAVNRAALKDDRGTDAEQLYKDAERLQAELAKGHEIEQEEYADPTPARKQEEPQKQEAPAYSGPSVVSYFLDGRKASKLPIPAYRCMGAGQVTVLIKVAPNGTVVEARVDESVSSADKCLKEFAVRAARLSKFSAKADAPARQQGNIVYEFVAQY
- a CDS encoding asparaginyl-tRNA synthetase, whose amino-acid sequence is MKEILRTKVKDLLAMEAGREVLAKGWVRTKRGNKEIAFIALNDGSTIKNIQIVVDKNETTEPVLAQIGTGACIGVRGNLVESVGSGQTVEIKAEEITVYGTCDPVRYPLQKKDTSFEYLRTVAHLRPRTNTFGAIYRLRSQMAFAIHEYFHSKGFVYLHTPLITESDCEGAGQMFQVTTLPLENIPRDKKGRVDYGKDFFGKQTSLTVSGQLEGELGATALGEIYTFGPTFRAENSNTPRHLAEFWMVEPEMAFYDIKDNMDLAEDFIKHLVSYALEHCMDDIQFLNDRYDPELVERLRGVIGTEFVRLEYTEGIRILEEAVKNGVQFEYPVAWGIDLQSEHERYLVEKHFGKPVILTGYPKDIKAFYMKQNEDGKTVRAMDVLFPKIGEIIGGSEREADLAKLEKRIDELQMSRKNLEWYIDTRRFGSCPHSGFGLGFERLLLFITGMSNIRDVIPFPRTPKNAEF